From the Leucobacter denitrificans genome, one window contains:
- the frr gene encoding ribosome recycling factor produces the protein MINEVFADAKERMNKAVEAAKESFATVRTGRANPALLQNVTVDYYGTPTPLPQLASVTNQDARSLLITPYDKGAMKEIEQAIRDMHNLGANPSNDGNVIRVTLPELTEERRKEFVKIVKNRAEDARVAVRNVRRSTKDELDALKSEVGEDEITRAEKELEALTKQFVDQVDDALKRKETELLEV, from the coding sequence GTGATCAATGAGGTCTTTGCAGACGCCAAAGAGCGTATGAACAAGGCAGTTGAAGCGGCGAAGGAGTCGTTTGCTACTGTGCGAACTGGCCGAGCAAATCCTGCCCTACTCCAGAACGTCACCGTAGATTATTACGGGACTCCGACACCGCTTCCGCAACTCGCATCAGTCACAAACCAAGATGCACGCAGTCTCTTGATCACGCCATACGACAAGGGCGCGATGAAAGAAATCGAACAGGCGATCCGCGATATGCATAATCTCGGCGCGAACCCATCGAATGATGGCAACGTGATTCGCGTCACGCTCCCCGAGCTCACCGAGGAGCGCCGCAAAGAGTTCGTCAAGATTGTGAAGAACCGTGCAGAAGACGCTCGTGTCGCAGTTCGCAATGTGCGCCGCAGCACCAAGGACGAACTTGACGCCTTGAAGAGTGAAGTTGGCGAAGATGAGATCACTCGCGCCGAAAAAGAACTCGAGGCACTGACGAAGCAGTTCGTCGATCAGGTCGACGATGCGCTGAAGCGCAAAGAAACAGAGCTTTTGGAGGTCTGA
- a CDS encoding phosphatidate cytidylyltransferase, with amino-acid sequence MTEKGRRDEIRAQFDSTRAHLEAANARIEQRAGRNLFLAIGVGLLLGAAFLGSLFIVKDLFAAFVLLIAVVASIELATAFRVAGRRVPRIGVALGAVMIVAAAYFWGAEGMLLGLFAAATLLTLWRLVEGLFARSSIVPKTLVRDVFSGLFALVYVPFLAGFAVLLLAAPNGEWWVFAMVLLTVSVDIGAYAAGVTLGKHKMTPRISPNKTWEGFGGAAIVAMVAGVIVSIFALHEPWWVGIIFGALVLLTATGGDLTESLIKRNLKVKDMSNWIPGHGGLLDRLDSLLPSTVVAYGLALVLGVVAS; translated from the coding sequence ATGACGGAGAAGGGCCGACGCGACGAGATTCGAGCGCAATTCGATTCAACGCGCGCTCATCTCGAAGCTGCGAATGCCCGAATTGAGCAGCGAGCAGGTCGTAATCTGTTCCTTGCAATCGGAGTAGGCCTGCTACTCGGTGCAGCTTTTCTTGGCAGCTTGTTCATTGTCAAAGATTTGTTCGCGGCTTTTGTGCTCCTTATCGCCGTGGTGGCATCTATCGAGCTCGCAACGGCATTCCGCGTTGCTGGGAGACGCGTACCGCGGATCGGTGTGGCGCTCGGCGCAGTCATGATCGTCGCCGCGGCATATTTCTGGGGTGCAGAAGGTATGCTGCTGGGCCTCTTCGCGGCAGCAACACTGCTCACACTCTGGCGGTTAGTTGAGGGGCTTTTCGCACGTTCGTCGATCGTGCCCAAAACGCTTGTGCGTGATGTGTTTTCGGGACTTTTTGCGCTGGTGTATGTGCCATTCTTGGCCGGTTTCGCAGTGTTGTTGTTGGCTGCCCCGAACGGTGAGTGGTGGGTATTTGCAATGGTCCTCCTCACTGTTTCAGTTGACATTGGTGCGTATGCAGCGGGAGTCACCCTCGGCAAACACAAGATGACGCCTCGGATTAGCCCAAATAAGACCTGGGAGGGCTTCGGTGGCGCGGCTATTGTCGCCATGGTTGCTGGCGTCATTGTCTCGATATTTGCGCTCCATGAGCCCTGGTGGGTCGGCATCATTTTTGGCGCGCTTGTGCTGCTTACAGCCACAGGCGGAGACCTCACGGAGTCGCTGATCAAGCGAAATCTTAAGGTTAAAGATATGAGTAATTGGATACCGGGGCATGGCGGCTTGCTCGACCGATTGGACTCACTGCTGCCATCGACGGTCGTCGCCTATGGGCTTGCCCTAGTGCTTGGAGTGGTGGCGTCGTGA
- a CDS encoding DivIVA domain-containing protein yields the protein MSQESQMNSPFPMTKGREKGYQPKQVDEFLDRARSAYEDNEAPPLTAADVRNLAFKLQRHGYVPRYVDAALDRLEDVFFERERRAQMREVGEDAWWQATRGLLSEVRGRIDRPRGKRFRRRGWFARGYRRSQVDAFLDRIGEMFRNREVSVTSSEVREVVFHPQWRGYDEAQVDALLDSLVDIILSTR from the coding sequence GTGAGTCAAGAATCACAAATGAATAGTCCGTTTCCGATGACCAAAGGTCGCGAAAAGGGCTATCAGCCGAAACAGGTTGATGAGTTTCTCGACCGGGCGCGATCCGCGTACGAAGATAATGAGGCGCCGCCGCTGACTGCTGCAGATGTTCGGAATCTGGCGTTCAAGCTTCAGCGGCATGGTTATGTTCCTAGGTACGTAGACGCAGCGCTTGACAGGCTCGAAGACGTGTTCTTTGAGCGTGAGCGTCGTGCTCAGATGCGAGAAGTCGGTGAGGATGCCTGGTGGCAGGCTACCCGCGGTCTCTTATCTGAGGTGAGAGGGCGGATCGATCGTCCCCGTGGTAAGCGGTTCCGTAGGCGAGGCTGGTTCGCAAGAGGTTACCGCCGTTCGCAGGTCGATGCGTTTCTCGATCGCATTGGCGAGATGTTTAGGAATCGCGAAGTGTCTGTGACATCGAGTGAGGTCCGGGAAGTCGTATTCCATCCGCAATGGAGAGGATATGACGAAGCCCAGGTCGACGCTCTGCTCGATTCGCTCGTGGACATCATCCTTTCGACTAGATAA
- a CDS encoding transglycosylase SLT domain-containing protein, translating into MTRSKFSWTKLRSALAVSSVAVFLGAAVAAPLTIPDAQADTAAMQLDDRLYQEFVPNTDPIDDLVLPDVPLEKLPDPEPEPEPEPVATTAPAAPAAPAALPKYTGGGSPAEWMSAAGIAESDWSYVDFIVSRESGWNPNATNPSSGACGLVQALPCSKVPGSGYNPVDNLRWANGYAVGRYGSWAQAYTFWTNNHWW; encoded by the coding sequence ATGACACGTTCAAAATTTTCCTGGACAAAGCTTCGTTCCGCACTTGCGGTGTCTTCAGTGGCAGTATTTCTTGGTGCCGCGGTTGCAGCTCCGCTGACAATTCCTGATGCTCAGGCCGACACTGCCGCAATGCAACTCGACGACCGTTTGTACCAGGAATTCGTGCCGAATACCGATCCGATCGATGATCTCGTTCTCCCCGATGTTCCGTTGGAAAAACTTCCTGACCCCGAACCAGAGCCTGAGCCAGAGCCCGTAGCAACTACTGCTCCAGCTGCACCGGCAGCCCCGGCAGCGTTGCCAAAGTACACGGGCGGAGGTTCACCAGCGGAGTGGATGTCAGCGGCAGGTATCGCCGAGTCCGATTGGAGCTACGTTGACTTCATCGTGAGCCGGGAGAGTGGCTGGAACCCGAATGCAACGAACCCGTCTTCTGGGGCGTGTGGCCTCGTCCAAGCGCTTCCTTGTAGCAAGGTTCCCGGTAGCGGGTACAACCCAGTCGACAATCTGCGCTGGGCAAATGGTTACGCAGTGGGGCGTTACGGTAGTTGGGCTCAGGCCTATACCTTCTGGACTAACAACCACTGGTGGTAA
- a CDS encoding ribonuclease HI family protein yields MTITAAADGSALGNPGPAGWAWFINDQQWRAGGWPRATNNQGELMAVLDLLRATEGRDEPLRILCDSQYVINSVTKWMRGWKQRGWRKSDGKPVLNRELLEAIDAALIGRNVKFEWVKGHAGHPLNEAADERARAVAEAFQRGVDPNYGPGLEGASVVSAPTSLLPSQSQSGSPALFELETPIDPIAEVLRNEQTLSSPTVRANQSFIAALVHPEFKEIHECGVLRTRDEFVSQTTERSEDVAEFTVIEATHLTNDTIQVLSQSQGTQGTIRSSLWQLHNDAYLLRFRQETPTMA; encoded by the coding sequence ATGACCATTACCGCAGCAGCAGATGGGTCTGCGCTCGGAAACCCTGGGCCGGCTGGGTGGGCATGGTTCATCAATGATCAGCAGTGGCGTGCGGGTGGCTGGCCCCGTGCGACGAACAACCAGGGCGAGCTCATGGCGGTTCTCGATCTGCTCCGAGCCACTGAGGGCAGAGACGAGCCACTACGAATTCTCTGTGACAGCCAATATGTCATCAATTCCGTCACTAAATGGATGCGCGGATGGAAGCAGCGTGGATGGCGGAAGTCGGACGGAAAGCCGGTACTCAATCGTGAGCTCCTCGAAGCAATCGATGCCGCACTCATTGGCCGAAACGTGAAATTCGAGTGGGTCAAAGGGCATGCTGGCCATCCACTCAACGAGGCCGCAGACGAGCGTGCGCGCGCGGTTGCCGAGGCGTTCCAACGAGGTGTGGATCCGAATTATGGCCCCGGCCTTGAAGGCGCGAGCGTCGTGTCAGCACCGACTTCATTGTTGCCAAGTCAAAGCCAAAGCGGGTCTCCCGCCCTCTTCGAACTAGAAACCCCTATTGATCCAATTGCGGAGGTACTCAGGAACGAGCAAACCTTGTCCTCCCCGACCGTACGAGCAAACCAAAGTTTCATCGCCGCCTTAGTTCATCCCGAGTTCAAAGAAATCCATGAGTGCGGGGTACTGAGAACCCGCGACGAATTTGTGTCTCAAACTACCGAGCGCTCAGAAGACGTCGCCGAATTCACTGTCATTGAAGCAACGCACCTCACAAATGACACAATCCAGGTGCTCTCTCAATCACAAGGCACGCAGGGAACAATTCGTTCATCTCTGTGGCAACTCCATAACGATGCCTACTTGCTGCGCTTTCGTCAAGAAACGCCAACAATGGCCTAG
- a CDS encoding tetratricopeptide repeat protein yields the protein MPHIPGGGVDLSHLVQRTQQAQGAPEGSAPTPTQPGGGQVVDVPSIAIEAGEQNFEQIAQLSQVVPVVFDIWSAQSEASKSLSPILLKITREFGGRVLLGRVDADSNPGLAQAFQARSVPTVIALIGGRPVPLFEGALAEEQVREFFGQLVQLAAQNGVTGKVNAPDLAPGEDAPEAPAEPQIPAAHVPAVEAAERGDYATAVKEWEAVLQKAPADAQAKAALAQVRLLHRLQGLTVDEIRTAAAERPDDLDAQMLVADLDLSGGHIEDAFLRLLDLFSASGTDDRSTIRTRLLELFEVVGVSDSRVIAARGRLANLLY from the coding sequence ATGCCACACATTCCGGGTGGAGGAGTCGACCTCAGTCATCTCGTGCAGCGCACACAGCAGGCGCAGGGGGCACCTGAAGGAAGCGCTCCCACGCCTACCCAACCGGGCGGCGGGCAGGTCGTTGACGTTCCTTCGATTGCAATCGAGGCCGGAGAGCAAAACTTTGAGCAGATTGCCCAACTCTCGCAGGTCGTTCCGGTTGTCTTTGATATCTGGTCCGCACAGAGCGAGGCATCGAAATCGCTGAGCCCGATTCTGCTGAAGATTACGCGGGAGTTTGGCGGCCGTGTACTGCTCGGGAGAGTCGATGCTGACTCGAATCCGGGTCTAGCTCAGGCATTTCAGGCACGGTCCGTACCGACAGTGATTGCACTGATCGGCGGCCGACCAGTGCCTCTCTTTGAGGGGGCACTTGCGGAGGAACAGGTACGAGAATTCTTCGGACAGCTCGTGCAGCTTGCTGCGCAGAATGGTGTGACGGGCAAGGTTAACGCGCCAGATCTTGCGCCTGGTGAGGATGCGCCTGAGGCGCCCGCCGAACCGCAGATACCCGCAGCCCATGTTCCGGCGGTTGAGGCGGCTGAGCGGGGCGATTACGCAACGGCGGTGAAAGAGTGGGAAGCGGTACTGCAGAAGGCGCCAGCCGATGCACAGGCAAAGGCGGCGCTCGCACAGGTGCGCCTCTTGCATAGGCTCCAGGGTCTCACTGTCGACGAGATCCGCACCGCTGCTGCCGAGCGCCCCGATGATCTTGACGCACAGATGCTCGTTGCTGACCTAGACCTCTCGGGCGGTCACATCGAAGACGCCTTTCTCAGGCTGCTCGACCTTTTCTCGGCGAGCGGCACCGACGACCGATCCACTATTCGCACACGTTTGCTCGAGCTCTTCGAAGTCGTGGGAGTAAGCGATTCGCGAGTCATCGCTGCGCGAGGACGACTCGCAAACCTGCTGTATTAG
- a CDS encoding cysteine desulfurase family protein, with amino-acid sequence MRSYLDHAATSPMSESVLSKYVGALRTVGNPASTHGNGQHASELLEAARERVAQSLGCDSAELVFTGGGTESINLALKGVYWARQRGASRPVILVADGEHHATIEAAEWLRDAQGAEVVWLPIDEVGVLQPETLEAAIASAGADRVALLSFLWANNEVGTVQPVSELCSIARDAGIPVHLDAVAALGQVPLDFAATGASLMSVSAHKIGGAVGVGALVVARDQVIDSLFHGGSQQRGRSGTQDVAGAVSFAAALDEIIEPGSQQPKSAHIEHLRLLRDRLIEGVRAVDPEAQLRGADPLESRLVGNAHFTFPGCQGDSLVYLLDATGVSASVGSACRAGVATISHVLLAMGVPEQEAAGALRFTLGSASTAADIDALLTALPAALQRARAAGLS; translated from the coding sequence GTGAGATCGTACCTCGATCACGCGGCGACTTCGCCGATGAGCGAGTCTGTGCTTTCGAAGTATGTTGGTGCGCTTCGCACGGTTGGCAACCCCGCATCGACGCATGGCAATGGTCAGCACGCGAGTGAATTGCTTGAGGCGGCACGCGAACGAGTGGCGCAGTCGCTCGGGTGTGACTCGGCCGAGTTGGTATTTACTGGCGGGGGTACGGAATCGATCAATCTCGCGCTCAAGGGCGTGTATTGGGCGCGGCAGCGAGGCGCCAGTCGGCCTGTCATTCTCGTAGCCGATGGTGAACACCACGCGACAATCGAGGCCGCTGAGTGGTTGCGTGATGCGCAAGGTGCAGAAGTGGTGTGGCTGCCGATAGATGAGGTGGGAGTGCTGCAGCCCGAGACGCTCGAGGCAGCGATTGCGTCGGCTGGGGCTGACCGTGTGGCGTTGCTGTCGTTCCTTTGGGCAAACAACGAGGTGGGCACGGTGCAACCGGTGTCTGAGCTGTGCTCGATCGCACGCGACGCCGGTATCCCTGTGCATCTTGACGCGGTTGCGGCGCTCGGGCAGGTGCCCCTAGACTTCGCGGCGACGGGCGCATCGCTCATGAGTGTGTCTGCGCACAAAATCGGGGGAGCGGTCGGCGTTGGGGCACTTGTCGTGGCCCGAGACCAGGTTATTGACTCGCTATTTCATGGTGGATCGCAGCAGCGCGGCCGTTCGGGTACGCAGGATGTTGCCGGTGCGGTGTCATTCGCCGCTGCACTCGACGAGATCATTGAACCGGGTTCACAACAACCGAAGTCAGCACACATCGAACATCTCCGATTGCTCCGAGACCGTCTCATCGAGGGTGTTCGGGCAGTGGATCCAGAGGCGCAACTCCGCGGAGCGGATCCGCTTGAATCACGCTTAGTAGGAAATGCACACTTCACGTTTCCGGGTTGTCAGGGTGATTCCCTGGTGTATTTACTCGATGCGACCGGGGTTTCTGCATCTGTGGGGTCCGCGTGCCGCGCCGGGGTGGCAACAATCTCACACGTGCTTCTTGCCATGGGAGTGCCGGAGCAGGAAGCTGCGGGAGCGCTCCGTTTCACACTTGGTTCGGCGAGCACCGCTGCTGACATTGACGCGCTGCTTACTGCACTCCCTGCCGCATTGCAGCGTGCGCGTGCTGCTGGCTTGAGTTAG